The Candidatus Cloacimonadota bacterium genome has a segment encoding these proteins:
- a CDS encoding ArsR family transcriptional regulator translates to MFKALGDKTRLRIVLMLKVKPICVCEIREIIGTSLSTISNHLERCRNI, encoded by the coding sequence ATATTCAAAGCATTGGGAGATAAGACCAGGCTCAGAATTGTTTTGATGCTGAAAGTAAAGCCAATATGCGTTTGCGAGATTAGAGAGATCATCGGAACTTCTTTGTCTACTATTTCCAACCATCTTGAAAGATGCAGAAATATATGA